The following coding sequences are from one Triticum aestivum cultivar Chinese Spring chromosome 5A, IWGSC CS RefSeq v2.1, whole genome shotgun sequence window:
- the LOC123103028 gene encoding protein AATF isoform X1 → MAPLAPKRRKAAPSPSPPLSEASSDSGSDSDLNLHDNSDPEDGFFPAGSAANDGDQDFSDSDEESDHEEESDHEEEDDGELGELEEEYRTLQANQQSILQTLKQHRDDDVSRGQAVKNQNALWDKTLEMRFLLQKAFTTSNKLPKDPTKSRFCSHDKEIEQAYVDLLDSSKQTLGSMLELQEALLERNQAAKGVKDALPNSTGENDEWLQMQKVQTRITLFRNTEIDKWQRKTQVTTGAAALKGKLHAFNQKISDQVAGYMRDPSRMINRMYLRKSDVGVFGESAAQPATAVEGKDVEGDPELIDDSEFYHQLLKEFLESCDTGASESAFYALRKKQHKKRKLVDRRASKSRKIRYSVHEKIANFMAPVPMTVPPMASKLFENLFGMGNQKAPAV, encoded by the exons ATGGCGCCACTCGCACCCAAGCGCCGCAAGGCAGCaccttccccttctcctccccttTCGGAGGCTTCTTCCGACTCCGGCAGCGACTCCGACCTCAACCTCCACGACAACTCCGACCCAGAGGACGGCTTCTTCCCCGCAGGGAGCGCTGCCAATGACGGCGACCAAGATTTCTCTGAC AGCGACGAGGAGAGCGACCATGAGGAGGAGAGCGACCATGAAGAGGAGGATGATGGTGAGCTGGGGGAGCTCGAGGAGGAGTATCGCACCCTCCAGGCCAATCAACA AAGCATTCTTCAGACCTTGAAACAGCACAGGGATGATGATGTCTCGAGAGGCCAGGCAGTCAAAAACCAAAAT GCGCTATGGGATAAGACCCTGGAAATGAGATTCTTGCTGCAAAAGGCATTTACCACTTCAAACAAGCTTCCCAAG GATCCCACCAAGTCAAGGTTCTGCAGTCACGATAAGGAGATAGAGCAAGCATACGTTGATCTGTTGGACTCGTCGAAACAGACTCTTGGCTCCATGCTTGAGCTGCAGGAG GCTTTACTAGAGCGGAACCAGGCCGCAAAGGGTGTGAAAG ATGCTTTGCCTAATTCAACTGGAGAGAATGACGAGTGGTTGCAAATGCAGAAAGTGCAGACAAG AATAACCCTGTTCAGAAATACTGAGATAGATAAATGGCAGAGGAAAACACAGGTCACAACTGGCGCTGCTGCACTGAAAGGAAAGTTGCACGCATTTAATCAG AAAATAAGTGACCAAGTTGCTGGTTATATGAGGGACCCAAGCAGGATGATTAACAGGATGTACCTGCGGAAATCTGATGTTGGTGTATTTGGGGAG AGTGCAGCACAGCCTGCTACTGCTGTTGAG GGCAAAGATGTGGAAGGTGATCCTGAACTCATCGATGATTCTGAATTTTATCATCAACTTCTCAAGGAGTTTCTCGAGTCATGTGATACGGGGGCATCTG AATCCGCATTTTATGCTCTGAGGAAGAAGCAGCACAAGAAGAGAAAACTTGTTGACCGCCGTGCTTCGAAGAGCAGAAAGATAAG GTACAGTGTCCACGAGAAGATTGCTAATTTCATGGCCCCGGTACCGATGACAGTTCCTCCGATGGCTTCAAAattgtttgagaatttatttggaaTGGGCAACCAAAAGGCCCCTGCGGTCTGA
- the LOC123103028 gene encoding protein BFR2 isoform X2 encodes MAPLAPKRRKAAPSPSPPLSEASSDSGSDSDLNLHDNSDPEDGFFPAGSAANDGDQDFSDSDEESDHEEESDHEEEDDGELGELEEEYRTLQANQQSILQTLKQHRDDDVSRGQAVKNQNALWDKTLEMRFLLQKAFTTSNKLPKDPTKSRFCSHDKEIEQAYVDLLDSSKQTLGSMLELQEALLERNQAAKGVKDALPNSTGENDEWLQMQKVQTRITLFRNTEIDKWQRKTQVTTGAAALKGKLHAFNQKISDQVAGYMRDPSRMINRMYLRKSDVGVFGEGKDVEGDPELIDDSEFYHQLLKEFLESCDTGASESAFYALRKKQHKKRKLVDRRASKSRKIRYSVHEKIANFMAPVPMTVPPMASKLFENLFGMGNQKAPAV; translated from the exons ATGGCGCCACTCGCACCCAAGCGCCGCAAGGCAGCaccttccccttctcctccccttTCGGAGGCTTCTTCCGACTCCGGCAGCGACTCCGACCTCAACCTCCACGACAACTCCGACCCAGAGGACGGCTTCTTCCCCGCAGGGAGCGCTGCCAATGACGGCGACCAAGATTTCTCTGAC AGCGACGAGGAGAGCGACCATGAGGAGGAGAGCGACCATGAAGAGGAGGATGATGGTGAGCTGGGGGAGCTCGAGGAGGAGTATCGCACCCTCCAGGCCAATCAACA AAGCATTCTTCAGACCTTGAAACAGCACAGGGATGATGATGTCTCGAGAGGCCAGGCAGTCAAAAACCAAAAT GCGCTATGGGATAAGACCCTGGAAATGAGATTCTTGCTGCAAAAGGCATTTACCACTTCAAACAAGCTTCCCAAG GATCCCACCAAGTCAAGGTTCTGCAGTCACGATAAGGAGATAGAGCAAGCATACGTTGATCTGTTGGACTCGTCGAAACAGACTCTTGGCTCCATGCTTGAGCTGCAGGAG GCTTTACTAGAGCGGAACCAGGCCGCAAAGGGTGTGAAAG ATGCTTTGCCTAATTCAACTGGAGAGAATGACGAGTGGTTGCAAATGCAGAAAGTGCAGACAAG AATAACCCTGTTCAGAAATACTGAGATAGATAAATGGCAGAGGAAAACACAGGTCACAACTGGCGCTGCTGCACTGAAAGGAAAGTTGCACGCATTTAATCAG AAAATAAGTGACCAAGTTGCTGGTTATATGAGGGACCCAAGCAGGATGATTAACAGGATGTACCTGCGGAAATCTGATGTTGGTGTATTTGGGGAG GGCAAAGATGTGGAAGGTGATCCTGAACTCATCGATGATTCTGAATTTTATCATCAACTTCTCAAGGAGTTTCTCGAGTCATGTGATACGGGGGCATCTG AATCCGCATTTTATGCTCTGAGGAAGAAGCAGCACAAGAAGAGAAAACTTGTTGACCGCCGTGCTTCGAAGAGCAGAAAGATAAG GTACAGTGTCCACGAGAAGATTGCTAATTTCATGGCCCCGGTACCGATGACAGTTCCTCCGATGGCTTCAAAattgtttgagaatttatttggaaTGGGCAACCAAAAGGCCCCTGCGGTCTGA